The following are encoded together in the Streptomyces flavofungini genome:
- a CDS encoding glycerophosphodiester phosphodiesterase: MHARAAAATTAALLGAGALVLPSTASAQAPADTAVAASSAAHRNPTVVAHRGASAYAPENTLAAIDKAARMGFRWVENDVQRTKDGVLVIVHDDNLKRTTNVEEVFPDRSPWKVKDFTAAEIAKLDAGSWFGEKYKGARVPTLTQYMNRVSRNHQSLVLEIKKPELYPGIERDTLRVLRKTGWLDRHHVKNKLVVQSFSADSIKKVHAQRPDIKTGFLGTPATADLPAYAKFADQINSTHTSISADYVSAIHRLKGVHGKRLEIFTWTVDEAAAARRVAGFGVDGIITNKPDVVRRAIND; encoded by the coding sequence GTGCACGCACGCGCCGCAGCCGCCACGACCGCCGCACTCCTGGGAGCAGGAGCACTCGTCCTCCCCTCCACCGCCAGCGCCCAGGCCCCCGCCGACACCGCCGTCGCCGCCTCCTCCGCCGCGCACAGGAACCCCACAGTCGTGGCCCACCGCGGAGCCTCCGCCTACGCCCCCGAGAACACCCTCGCCGCCATCGACAAGGCCGCCCGCATGGGCTTCCGCTGGGTCGAGAACGACGTCCAGCGCACCAAGGACGGCGTGCTGGTGATCGTCCACGACGACAACCTGAAGCGGACGACGAACGTCGAGGAGGTCTTCCCCGACCGCTCCCCGTGGAAGGTGAAAGACTTCACCGCGGCGGAGATCGCCAAACTGGACGCGGGCAGCTGGTTCGGAGAGAAGTACAAGGGCGCGCGCGTGCCGACGCTCACGCAGTACATGAACCGCGTCTCGCGCAACCACCAGAGCCTCGTCCTGGAGATCAAGAAGCCCGAGCTGTACCCCGGGATCGAGCGGGACACCCTGCGGGTGCTGCGCAAGACCGGCTGGCTGGACCGCCACCACGTCAAGAACAAGCTGGTCGTCCAGAGCTTCAGCGCGGACAGCATCAAGAAGGTGCACGCCCAGCGGCCCGACATCAAGACCGGCTTCCTGGGCACGCCGGCGACCGCCGACCTCCCGGCGTACGCGAAGTTCGCGGACCAGATCAACTCGACGCACACGTCCATCTCCGCCGACTACGTCTCCGCGATCCACCGGCTCAAGGGCGTGCACGGCAAGCGCCTGGAGATCTTCACGTGGACCGTGGACGAGGCCGCCGCTGCGCGGCGGGTCGCGGGCTTCGGGGTGGACGGCATCATCACCAACAAGCCCGATGTGGTGCGCAGGGCGATCAACGACTGA
- a CDS encoding MHYT domain-containing protein has protein sequence MEGTVDGFSYGFVTPVVAYLMACLGGALGLRCTTRSLLVAHSWRPGWLALGSAAIGSGIWTMHFIAMMGFSVEGTPIRYDRATTFASLAVAIVMVGVGIFIVGYRGASGAALFTGGTITGLGIASMHYLGMAGMRLGGRLQYNTLTVAASVVIAVVAAIAALWAAGQVRGFLWSLGASLVMGLAVSGMHYTGMAAVTVHLHGRSTAPPGDSSPEILAPLMVGPLAFLLLAGVIVMFDPLMMLGKADLKAAAARPGTASYPVPRSGDRQFGGHVSRRPAPRPSRRIRRRTGARTPQKW, from the coding sequence ATGGAGGGCACGGTCGACGGCTTCAGCTACGGATTCGTCACGCCTGTGGTCGCCTATCTGATGGCCTGCCTGGGCGGCGCGCTCGGCCTGCGCTGCACCACGCGGTCACTGTTGGTCGCGCACTCCTGGCGGCCCGGCTGGCTCGCGCTCGGCTCGGCCGCCATCGGCTCGGGCATCTGGACGATGCACTTCATCGCGATGATGGGCTTCAGCGTCGAGGGGACCCCGATCCGCTACGACCGGGCGACGACCTTCGCGAGCCTGGCCGTCGCCATCGTCATGGTCGGCGTCGGGATCTTCATCGTCGGCTACCGCGGTGCCAGCGGAGCGGCGCTCTTCACCGGCGGCACCATCACAGGGCTCGGCATCGCCTCGATGCACTACCTGGGGATGGCCGGTATGCGTCTTGGCGGCAGGCTTCAGTACAACACCCTGACCGTCGCCGCCTCCGTGGTGATCGCCGTCGTCGCCGCCATCGCCGCCCTCTGGGCCGCGGGTCAGGTCAGGGGCTTCCTGTGGAGCCTCGGCGCCAGCCTCGTCATGGGTCTCGCCGTCAGCGGCATGCACTACACCGGCATGGCCGCCGTCACCGTCCACCTGCACGGCCGCTCCACCGCGCCGCCCGGCGACTCGTCCCCCGAGATCCTCGCCCCCCTCATGGTCGGCCCCCTCGCCTTCCTGCTGCTCGCGGGCGTCATCGTGATGTTCGACCCGCTGATGATGCTGGGCAAGGCCGACCTGAAGGCCGCGGCGGCCCGCCCCGGCACCGCCTCCTACCCCGTGCCCCGCTCCGGCGACCGCCAGTTCGGCGGACACGTCAGCCGCCGGCCCGCCCCGCGCCCCAGCCGCAGGATCCGCCGCAGAACGGGGGCGCGGACACCGCAGAAGTGGTGA
- the uvrB gene encoding excinuclease ABC subunit UvrB — translation MRPVSKIERTVAPFEVVSPYQPSGDQPTAIADLEKRIRAGEKDVVLLGATGTGKSATTAWMIEKLQRPTLVMAPNKTLAAQLANEFRELLPNNAVEYFVSYYDYYQPEAYVPQSDTYIEKDSSINEEVERLRHSATNSLLTRRDVIVVASVSCIYGLGTPQEYVDRMVPLKVGDEIDRDQLLRRFVDIQYTRNDLAFTRGTFRVRGDTIEIFPVYEELAVRIEMFGDEIEALSTLHPLTGEVISDDDHLYVFPASHYVAGPERMEKAINGIEKELAERLAELEKQGKMLEAQRLRMRTTYDLEMLRQIGSCSGVENYSMHFDDRAPGTPPHTLLDYFPDDFLLVLDESHVTVPQIGAMYEGDASRKRTLVDHGFRLPSALDNRPLKWEEFQQRIGQTVYLSATPGAYELSRSDGTVEQIIRPTGLVDPEVVVKPTEGQIDDLVHEIRGRTEKDERVLVTTLTKKMAEDLTDYFLELGIQVRYLHSDVDTLRRVELLRELRAGEYDVLVGINLLREGLDLPEVSLVAILDADKEGFLRSGTSLIQTIGRAARNVSGQVHMYADKITPAMEKAIEETNRRREKQIAYNKEKGIDPQPLRKKINDIVSAIAREEVDTEQLLGTDYRKAKDGKNAKAPVPSLGTAGGATAAKGAKAAAAGKAPKGKAGQTVPTDRPAAELAEQIEEMTARMRAAAADLQFEIAARLRDEVSEMKKELRQMKEAGQA, via the coding sequence ATGCGGCCCGTATCGAAGATCGAACGCACGGTGGCACCTTTCGAGGTCGTCAGCCCGTACCAGCCCAGTGGCGACCAGCCCACGGCCATCGCCGACCTGGAGAAGCGCATCCGCGCGGGCGAGAAGGACGTCGTCCTGCTCGGCGCCACCGGCACCGGCAAGTCGGCCACCACCGCGTGGATGATCGAGAAGCTCCAGCGCCCCACCCTCGTGATGGCGCCGAACAAGACCCTGGCCGCCCAGTTGGCCAACGAGTTCCGCGAGCTGCTGCCGAACAACGCCGTCGAGTACTTCGTCTCGTACTACGACTACTACCAGCCCGAGGCCTACGTCCCCCAGTCGGACACGTACATCGAGAAGGACTCCTCGATCAACGAGGAGGTCGAGCGCCTGCGCCACTCCGCGACGAACTCCCTGCTCACCCGCCGCGACGTCATCGTGGTCGCCTCCGTCTCCTGCATCTACGGCCTCGGCACCCCGCAGGAGTACGTGGACCGGATGGTCCCGCTCAAGGTCGGCGACGAGATCGACCGCGACCAGCTCCTGCGCCGCTTCGTCGACATCCAGTACACCCGCAACGACCTCGCCTTCACCCGCGGCACCTTCCGGGTCCGCGGCGACACCATCGAGATCTTCCCGGTGTACGAGGAACTGGCCGTGCGCATCGAGATGTTCGGCGACGAGATCGAGGCGCTCTCCACCCTGCACCCGCTGACCGGCGAGGTCATCAGCGACGACGACCACCTGTACGTCTTCCCGGCGTCCCACTACGTGGCGGGCCCCGAGCGCATGGAGAAGGCGATCAACGGCATCGAGAAGGAGCTCGCCGAGCGCCTCGCGGAGCTGGAGAAGCAGGGCAAGATGCTGGAGGCCCAGCGGCTGCGCATGCGCACGACGTACGACCTGGAGATGCTCCGCCAGATCGGCTCCTGCTCCGGCGTCGAGAACTACTCGATGCACTTCGACGACCGCGCCCCCGGCACCCCGCCGCACACCCTCCTCGACTACTTCCCGGACGACTTCCTGCTCGTCCTCGACGAGTCGCACGTCACGGTCCCGCAGATCGGCGCGATGTACGAGGGCGACGCCTCCCGCAAGCGCACCCTCGTGGACCACGGCTTCCGGCTGCCGTCCGCGCTCGACAACCGCCCGCTGAAGTGGGAGGAGTTCCAGCAGCGCATCGGCCAGACCGTCTACCTGTCGGCGACCCCGGGGGCGTACGAGCTCTCCCGCTCCGACGGCACGGTGGAGCAGATCATCCGCCCCACCGGCCTCGTCGACCCCGAAGTCGTCGTCAAGCCCACCGAGGGCCAGATCGACGACCTGGTGCACGAGATCCGGGGGCGTACCGAGAAGGACGAGCGCGTCCTGGTCACCACGCTCACCAAGAAGATGGCCGAGGATCTCACCGACTACTTCCTGGAACTGGGCATCCAGGTCCGGTATCTCCACAGCGACGTCGACACCCTGCGCCGCGTCGAGCTCCTGCGCGAGCTGCGCGCCGGTGAGTACGACGTCCTGGTCGGCATCAACCTCCTCCGGGAGGGCCTTGACCTGCCCGAGGTCTCCCTGGTGGCGATCCTCGACGCCGACAAGGAGGGCTTCCTGCGCTCCGGCACGTCCCTGATCCAGACGATCGGCCGCGCGGCGCGCAACGTCTCGGGACAGGTCCACATGTACGCCGACAAGATCACCCCGGCGATGGAGAAGGCCATCGAGGAGACCAACCGCCGCCGGGAGAAGCAGATCGCGTACAACAAGGAGAAGGGCATCGACCCGCAGCCCCTCCGCAAGAAGATCAACGACATCGTGTCGGCCATCGCGCGCGAAGAGGTCGACACCGAGCAACTCCTCGGCACCGACTACCGCAAGGCGAAGGACGGCAAGAACGCCAAGGCTCCGGTCCCCTCGCTCGGCACCGCGGGCGGCGCGACAGCCGCCAAGGGCGCGAAGGCCGCGGCAGCGGGGAAGGCCCCCAAGGGCAAGGCCGGGCAGACGGTGCCCACGGACCGCCCCGCCGCCGAACTCGCCGAGCAGATCGAGGAGATGACCGCGCGGATGCGCGCCGCCGCCGCGGACCTGCAGTTCGAGATCGCGGCACGGCTGCGCGACGAGGTGTCGGAGATGAAGAAGGAACTGCGGCAGATGAAGGAGGCAGGCCAGGCATAG
- a CDS encoding TerD family protein gives MTVNMTKGQAISLQKDDGGALTSVRMGLGWQAAPRRGLFGTRTREIDLDASAVLFADKQPVDVVFFRHLVSDDGSVRHTGDNLVGGVGQGGDDEAILVDLQRVPVHIDQIVFTVNSFTGQTFQEVQNAFCRLVDETNGQELARYTLDGGGQYTAQIMAKVNRAGSGWQMTALGNPANGRTFQDLMPAILPHL, from the coding sequence GTGACGGTCAACATGACCAAGGGCCAGGCCATCAGCCTGCAGAAGGACGACGGGGGCGCTCTGACGTCGGTGCGCATGGGACTGGGCTGGCAGGCGGCCCCGCGGCGCGGACTGTTCGGCACGCGCACGCGGGAGATCGACCTCGACGCGTCGGCCGTCCTGTTCGCCGACAAGCAGCCCGTCGACGTGGTGTTCTTCCGCCACCTCGTCAGCGACGACGGCTCCGTGCGCCACACCGGCGACAACCTGGTCGGCGGCGTCGGTCAGGGCGGCGACGACGAGGCCATCCTCGTCGACCTGCAGCGCGTCCCGGTCCACATCGACCAGATCGTCTTCACGGTGAACTCCTTCACCGGCCAGACCTTCCAGGAGGTGCAGAACGCGTTCTGCCGCCTGGTCGACGAGACCAACGGCCAGGAACTGGCCCGCTACACCCTCGACGGCGGCGGCCAGTACACCGCCCAGATCATGGCCAAGGTCAACCGCGCGGGCTCCGGCTGGCAGATGACGGCCCTCGGCAACCCCGCCAACGGCCGCACCTTCCAGGACCTGATGCCGGCGATCCTGCCGCACCTCTGA
- a CDS encoding TerD family protein, which yields MTAELVRGQNHPVPSTRLEIRVSAGKPIVAGATLCDDHRKVRGTSWVAHPGAPTLPGLEVSRQAAADHRLAVDLGALPDGAHQVNVLLALPVGVGGPVAFGAVAAPFVAVTGLDGTEIASYTITDLSAESAVVALELYRKQDIWKVRAVGQGYAGGLADMLADQGLPEAQELATAINDAVARGLARSVAAPPPRPADETRVRAAAQGHTSPGRQPSAPAPGPDAAPQPVTPTPASGDGGRPPHPVAPASGDAAPPAQPGDGGPVNYTHPRRQTSAPPPPPPTAQPAAPGQPARPVAGDATGWSMEERLYNQVWGMFEDLARSAAAYRSAVDFADSRMERELDEVLSDPRSRIGNTGDVAREAARARHGDLVDQARAALDRDLAQLAAEAEVVEPALPPAFADWSSPIWQGYRVPMEIPMALRLGGLHLPERPDLRIPMLVRLPLERGLWIDSGRSGADSLADADQLRRLALDSAVAHAARLLASYPPGAFTVHVIDAAGSGTSAFAPLVNAGVLDEPPATGAAGAAAVLTRLTQRVDLVQMAVRGGMADALPQDLDTGEHLLIVNDFPHGFDDRAVTRLRYLADEGPAVGVHLMMVADREDAAEYGPLLDPLWRALLRLTPVPEDHLADPWVGHAWTFEPSLAPPGSQVLSHVLDRVGVARRTGSR from the coding sequence ATGACCGCCGAGCTGGTCAGGGGGCAGAACCACCCGGTTCCCAGCACCCGCCTAGAGATCCGGGTGTCGGCCGGAAAGCCGATCGTCGCCGGTGCCACCCTCTGCGACGACCACCGCAAGGTGCGCGGCACCTCCTGGGTCGCCCACCCCGGCGCCCCCACCCTGCCCGGCCTCGAAGTGTCCCGGCAGGCGGCCGCCGACCACCGTCTGGCCGTCGACCTGGGCGCGCTGCCGGACGGCGCGCACCAGGTCAACGTGCTGCTCGCGCTGCCCGTCGGCGTCGGGGGCCCGGTCGCCTTCGGCGCCGTCGCCGCGCCCTTCGTGGCCGTCACCGGACTCGACGGCACCGAGATCGCCAGCTACACGATCACGGATCTGTCCGCCGAGTCGGCCGTCGTCGCCCTGGAGCTGTATCGCAAGCAGGACATCTGGAAGGTCCGCGCCGTCGGCCAGGGCTACGCGGGCGGCCTCGCCGACATGCTCGCCGACCAGGGCCTGCCCGAGGCCCAGGAGCTGGCGACCGCCATCAACGACGCGGTGGCGCGCGGCCTCGCCCGCTCGGTGGCCGCGCCCCCGCCCCGTCCCGCGGACGAGACCCGCGTGCGCGCCGCGGCCCAGGGCCACACGAGCCCCGGACGACAGCCGTCCGCGCCCGCCCCGGGACCCGACGCCGCGCCCCAGCCCGTCACCCCCACGCCCGCGTCCGGCGACGGCGGCCGGCCCCCGCACCCCGTCGCCCCCGCGTCCGGCGACGCCGCCCCGCCCGCGCAGCCCGGCGACGGCGGCCCCGTGAACTACACCCACCCGCGCCGCCAGACCAGCGCGCCCCCGCCGCCCCCGCCCACCGCGCAGCCCGCCGCCCCCGGACAGCCCGCCCGCCCCGTCGCGGGCGACGCCACCGGCTGGTCCATGGAGGAGCGGCTCTACAACCAGGTGTGGGGCATGTTCGAGGATCTGGCCCGCTCCGCCGCGGCGTACCGCAGCGCGGTGGACTTCGCCGACTCCCGCATGGAGCGGGAGCTGGACGAGGTCCTCTCCGACCCGCGCAGCCGCATCGGTAACACCGGCGACGTCGCGCGGGAGGCCGCCCGCGCCCGCCACGGCGACCTCGTCGACCAGGCGCGGGCGGCCCTCGACCGGGACCTGGCCCAGCTCGCCGCCGAGGCTGAGGTCGTCGAGCCCGCCCTGCCGCCCGCGTTCGCCGACTGGTCGAGCCCGATCTGGCAGGGCTATCGCGTGCCCATGGAGATCCCCATGGCCCTGCGCCTCGGCGGCTTGCACCTGCCCGAGCGCCCCGACCTGCGCATCCCCATGCTGGTGCGGCTGCCCCTGGAGCGCGGCCTGTGGATCGACAGCGGCCGCTCCGGCGCGGACTCCCTCGCGGACGCCGACCAACTGCGCCGCCTCGCCCTGGACAGCGCCGTCGCGCACGCCGCGCGGCTGCTCGCCTCGTATCCGCCCGGCGCCTTCACCGTGCACGTCATCGACGCCGCGGGCAGCGGCACGAGCGCGTTCGCCCCGCTGGTGAACGCCGGGGTCCTGGACGAGCCGCCCGCGACCGGCGCCGCGGGCGCCGCCGCCGTGCTCACCCGCCTCACCCAGCGCGTGGACCTCGTCCAGATGGCGGTCCGCGGCGGCATGGCCGACGCCCTGCCGCAGGACCTGGACACCGGCGAGCACCTGCTGATCGTCAACGACTTCCCGCACGGCTTCGACGACCGCGCCGTGACCCGGCTGCGCTACCTCGCGGACGAGGGCCCCGCCGTCGGCGTGCACCTGATGATGGTCGCCGACCGCGAGGACGCCGCGGAGTACGGCCCGCTCCTCGACCCGCTGTGGCGGGCCCTGCTGCGCCTCACACCGGTGCCCGAGGACCACCTCGCGGACCCGTGGGTGGGTCACGCGTGGACGTTCGAGCCCTCGCTCGCCCCGCCCGGCAGCCAGGTCCTCAGCCACGTCCTCGACCGCGTGGGCGTGGCCCGCCGCACCGGGAGCCGCTGA
- a CDS encoding TerC family protein — MDVSMTLWVTTVLGLCALIAVDFFIGRKPHDVSIKEAGIWTVVWIVLAVIFGLGLLIAGESQASGEFFAGFITEKSLSVDNLFVFILIMAKFSVPTHLQQRVLLFGVLIALVLRAIFIAAGAAVIANFSWVFYIFGAFLIYTAWKLIQEARADEEEEDWEENRLLKSIEKKFGVSDRYEGTKLFVRKNGKKIMTPLMVVMLAIGTTDVLFAMDSIPAIFGLTQDPYIVFTANAFALMGLRQLYFLIGGLLRKLVHLSYGLSVILGFIGVKLVLHALHENGVHVPEISIPVSLGVICGVLIITTITSLMASKKQAEREAAEAGSDGPSGKDDVQKDSVEA; from the coding sequence GTGGACGTTTCTATGACCCTGTGGGTGACGACCGTTCTCGGTCTGTGTGCCCTGATCGCGGTCGACTTCTTCATCGGGCGCAAGCCCCATGACGTGTCGATCAAGGAAGCCGGAATCTGGACGGTCGTCTGGATCGTCCTCGCGGTGATCTTCGGACTCGGCCTGCTGATCGCCGGCGAGAGCCAGGCGTCCGGCGAGTTCTTCGCGGGCTTCATCACCGAGAAGTCGCTCTCCGTCGACAACCTCTTCGTCTTCATCCTGATCATGGCGAAGTTCTCGGTGCCGACCCATCTCCAGCAGCGCGTGCTGCTGTTCGGTGTGCTGATCGCCCTGGTCCTGCGAGCGATCTTCATCGCCGCCGGCGCCGCGGTCATCGCCAACTTCTCCTGGGTCTTCTACATCTTCGGCGCGTTCCTGATCTACACCGCCTGGAAGCTCATCCAGGAGGCGCGGGCCGACGAGGAGGAAGAGGACTGGGAGGAGAACCGTCTCCTGAAGTCCATCGAGAAGAAGTTCGGCGTCTCCGACCGGTACGAGGGCACGAAGCTCTTCGTCCGGAAGAACGGCAAGAAGATCATGACGCCCCTCATGGTCGTCATGCTCGCCATCGGCACCACCGACGTGCTGTTCGCCATGGACTCCATCCCGGCGATCTTCGGCCTCACCCAGGACCCGTACATCGTCTTCACCGCCAACGCCTTCGCCCTGATGGGTCTGCGGCAGCTGTACTTCCTCATCGGCGGACTGCTCAGGAAGCTGGTCCACCTGAGCTACGGCCTGTCGGTGATCCTCGGCTTCATCGGCGTGAAGCTCGTCCTGCACGCCCTGCACGAGAACGGCGTGCACGTCCCCGAGATCTCCATCCCGGTCTCGCTCGGCGTCATCTGCGGTGTCCTCATCATCACGACGATCACCAGCCTCATGGCCTCCAAGAAGCAGGCGGAGCGCGAGGCGGCCGAGGCCGGCAGCGACGGCCCGTCCGGCAAGGACGACGTCCAGAAGGACAGCGTCGAGGCGTGA
- a CDS encoding calcium:proton antiporter: MILELRALAARWTTAVPVLGIVLLALTWGRDLPGAVVALVTAVLAGAVLAAVHHAEVIAHRVGEPFGSLVLAVAVTIIEVALIVTLMADGGDKSSTLARDTVFAAVMITCNGILGLCLLTGALRHRVAVFNSEGTGAALATVATLATLSLVLPTFTTSKPGPEFSTAQLTFAALSSIVLYGLFVATQTVRHRDYFLPVTKEGEVVDEDVHAEGPSARTALISLGLLALALIGVVGLAKGVSPTIESGVESAGLPHAVVGVIIALLVLLPETIAAVRAARRNRVQTSLNLALGSAMASIGLTIPAVAIASVWLSGPLVLGLSSTHMVLLVLTVLVGTLTVVPGRATPLQGGVHLVLFAAYLELAVNP; this comes from the coding sequence ATGATCCTTGAGCTCCGGGCCCTCGCCGCACGGTGGACCACCGCCGTGCCCGTGCTCGGAATCGTTCTCCTCGCCCTCACCTGGGGGCGCGACCTGCCGGGCGCGGTCGTCGCCCTGGTGACGGCGGTACTCGCCGGGGCGGTGCTCGCCGCGGTCCACCACGCCGAGGTCATCGCGCACCGCGTCGGCGAACCCTTCGGCTCCCTCGTCCTGGCCGTCGCGGTCACCATCATCGAGGTCGCCCTCATCGTCACCCTCATGGCCGACGGCGGCGACAAGAGCTCCACGCTGGCCCGCGACACGGTCTTCGCCGCCGTGATGATCACCTGCAACGGCATACTCGGCCTCTGCCTGCTGACCGGCGCCCTGCGCCACCGCGTCGCCGTCTTCAACTCCGAGGGCACCGGCGCCGCGCTCGCGACCGTCGCCACCCTGGCCACGCTCAGCCTGGTCCTGCCGACCTTCACGACCTCCAAGCCGGGACCGGAGTTCTCCACGGCGCAGCTCACGTTCGCCGCCCTGTCGTCCATCGTCCTGTACGGCCTGTTCGTCGCCACGCAGACCGTCCGGCACCGCGACTACTTCCTGCCGGTCACCAAGGAGGGCGAGGTCGTCGACGAGGACGTCCACGCCGAGGGCCCCTCCGCCCGCACCGCACTGATCAGCCTCGGTCTGCTCGCGCTCGCCCTCATCGGGGTCGTCGGGCTCGCCAAGGGAGTGTCGCCCACCATCGAGTCGGGCGTCGAGTCGGCCGGTCTGCCGCACGCCGTCGTCGGCGTGATCATCGCGCTGCTCGTGCTGCTCCCGGAGACCATCGCGGCCGTGCGCGCGGCCCGCCGCAACCGCGTCCAGACCAGCCTGAACCTGGCTCTGGGCTCGGCGATGGCCAGCATCGGCCTGACCATCCCCGCCGTCGCCATCGCCTCCGTGTGGCTGTCCGGGCCGCTCGTGCTCGGCCTCAGCTCGACCCACATGGTGCTGCTCGTGCTCACCGTCCTCGTCGGCACCCTCACGGTCGTGCCCGGCCGCGCCACGCCCCTCCAGGGCGGCGTGCACCTGGTGCTGTTCGCGGCGTACCTGGAGCTCGCGGTCAATCCCTGA
- a CDS encoding MFS transporter: MPRLAAASLAGTAIEFYDFFIYGTAAALVLGPLFFPTFSPLAGTLAAFATFGVGFVARPLGSVLFGHLGDRRGRRPVLVISLLLTGVATVAVGCVPTYGTIGVAAPVLLLVLRFVQGVGLGGEWGGAVLLTAEHAPPERRALWASFPQVGPAIGFLLANGVTLALSATLTEAQFASWGWRIPFWGAGVLALAGIALRASLVESPDFLQVREHARVPLVEVARGHWRLVLLTAGALAVGYAVFYAVTTWSLSYGVERLGVSRTVMLACIMAAVVVKGALTPVAASLGDRYGRRPMCLVGCAGVALWMFPMVALLATGEPFLIFLGFLVALIAFVAMFSVVAAYLPELYEPRVRCTGAAVGYNLAGVLGGALTPMVATAAARGEGTPWGVAAYLTAVAVFSLGCFALLPETRPVRQEAAVPVTG; encoded by the coding sequence CTGCCCCGGCTCGCCGCCGCGTCGCTCGCCGGGACGGCCATCGAGTTCTACGACTTCTTCATCTACGGCACCGCGGCGGCCCTGGTCCTCGGGCCGCTGTTCTTTCCGACGTTCTCCCCGCTGGCGGGAACTCTCGCGGCGTTCGCGACATTCGGAGTGGGCTTCGTCGCCCGGCCGCTCGGCTCCGTGCTCTTCGGGCACCTCGGCGACCGGCGCGGGCGACGGCCCGTCCTGGTGATCTCGCTGCTCCTGACGGGCGTTGCCACCGTCGCCGTGGGCTGCGTGCCGACGTACGGGACGATCGGCGTGGCCGCCCCGGTGCTGTTGCTCGTGCTGCGTTTCGTGCAGGGTGTGGGGCTCGGCGGGGAGTGGGGCGGGGCGGTGCTGCTGACCGCCGAGCACGCGCCGCCCGAGCGGCGCGCGCTGTGGGCGAGCTTCCCGCAGGTCGGGCCCGCGATCGGGTTCCTGTTGGCCAACGGCGTGACGCTGGCGCTGTCCGCGACCCTCACGGAGGCGCAGTTCGCCTCCTGGGGGTGGCGGATTCCGTTCTGGGGAGCGGGGGTGCTCGCGCTGGCGGGGATCGCGCTGCGCGCCTCGCTGGTGGAGAGCCCGGACTTCCTCCAGGTGCGTGAGCACGCGCGCGTACCGCTCGTCGAGGTGGCGCGCGGGCACTGGCGGCTCGTGCTGCTCACGGCGGGCGCCCTTGCCGTGGGGTACGCGGTGTTCTACGCCGTCACGACGTGGTCGCTCTCCTACGGCGTGGAGCGCCTCGGTGTGAGCCGTACCGTCATGCTGGCGTGCATCATGGCCGCCGTCGTCGTCAAGGGCGCCCTGACGCCCGTGGCGGCTTCCCTGGGCGACCGGTACGGGCGGCGGCCGATGTGCCTGGTGGGGTGCGCGGGGGTCGCCCTGTGGATGTTCCCGATGGTCGCCCTGCTGGCCACGGGTGAGCCGTTCCTGATTTTCCTGGGCTTCCTGGTGGCGCTGATCGCGTTCGTCGCGATGTTCTCCGTGGTCGCCGCGTATCTGCCGGAGCTGTACGAGCCGCGGGTGCGCTGCACGGGGGCGGCGGTGGGTTACAACCTTGCCGGTGTCCTCGGTGGGGCGCTCACGCCGATGGTGGCGACCGCGGCGGCGCGGGGCGAGGGCACGCCCTGGGGTGTGGCCGCGTATCTGACGGCCGTGGCGGTGTTCAGCCTCGGGTGCTTCGCGCTGCTTCCGGAGACGCGGCCCGTGCGGCAGGAGGCGGCGGTGCCGGTCACGGGGTGA